DNA sequence from the Humidesulfovibrio mexicanus genome:
GCATCGGGCGGCGGATGCGGCGCATCGACGTGAAAGACACCGGCGAGCTTATGGCCGTATGCGAGGAAGTGCAGGCCATGATCCTTGCCGCGCCCCTGCCCGAAGAACTCTCCATCGGCATGGCCGCCTGCATGGACGAACTGGCCGGGCTTTTCGGTCCGGACGTGCGCGTCTCCGTGCGCTCCAGCGCCACCTGCGAGGACTCCGAGGCCTCCTTCGCCGGGCAGCACGCCACCGTGCTCAACGTCAGCGCGCACAACGTGGGCCAGGCCTGGAAGGAGGTGGTGGCCAGCACCTTCAGCCCGCGCGCGGTGTATTATCGCCGCAGCATGGGCTATTCCGACGACGATGTGGTCATGGCGGTGCTGTGCGTCACCATGGTCGACGCGCGCGCAAGCGGGGTCATGTACACGGGCGATCCCACGGCGGCGGGCGTCCCGGGCCAGGGCGCGGACGACATCCTCGTCAGCGCGGCCTGGGGCCTGGGCGTAAGCGTGGTGGACGGCAGCGCCGGAGCCGATTTCTACGCGGTGCGACGCAAGGATTCGTCAATCGTGCGGCGCGATGTGGCCGTGAAGCTCCGCCGTCTGCGCCTGCGCGCCGACGACGGCATCCGCGAGGAGGAGGTGCCCGAGGGACTGCGCCGCGCCCCCTGCCTGGACGAGACCAGAATCCGCCAGTTGGCGGCCTATGGCGTTCGCCTGGAGGAACACTACGGCCAGCCGCTGGACATCGAGTGGGCCCAGGACCAGGGCGGACGCCTGTTCATCCTGCAGGCCAGGCCCCTGGGCATGGGCCACGGGCAGGAGGAAGGCTGCTCCCCAGCGGCCCAGCCCGAGCCCGTCCATGGCCGGGAGGTCCTCCTTCGCGGGGGCGCAATGGCCTCTCCCGGCAGCGCCGCCGGCCCGGTCTATGTTCTGGACAGCGACCACAACCTGCCCGCCGTGCCCCAAGGCGCCATCCTGGTGGCCCGGAAGACCTCGCCCGCCTATGTGCCGGTTCTGGGCCGCATCCGCGGCATCATCACCGAGGTGGGCAGCGTCACCGGGCACATGGCCTCCGTGGCGCGGGAGTTCGGCGTGCCGACCCTGGTGGGGCTGGAGAACGCCTCCCGGGCCATCGCCCACGGCGAGACCATCACCCTCGACGCCACGAGCGGCATTGTCTACCGGGGCGTGGTGCCGGAGCTTGTCCGCGACAGGCCCTGCGTGAACCTCATGCGCGGCAGCCCGGTGTACAAGGCCGCGCAGGAGGCCTTGAGGCGCATGGCCCCGCTGAACCTCATCGACCCCAAGGCGCTTAATTTCTCGCCCGAGGGCTGCCGAACCCTGCACGACATCATCCGTTTCGCCCACGAAATGGGGATGCGCGAGATGTTCAACATCGGCGACGGGCTGGATGACGCGGAAGGCGCCGTGCGCCTGCGCGCGGGCGTGCCCCTGAACATCCTGGTGGTGGACCTGGGCGGCGGGCTCACGCCAACGGCCCCGAAAAAGGTTGTGGAGCTGGAGCATGTGAAGAGCGCGCCCTTCCAGGGCCTGCTGCACGGCATGACCGACCCCCGCGTGCGCTGGCTGGGGGGCGTTGGAGTGAGCCTTGGCGGTTTCGCCAGCATCGTGGCCGAGTCCATCCTTTCCGACCCCAACGCCGACGGGACCATGGGCGGCCCCAGCTACGCCGTGGTCAGCGACCACTATGTGAACTTCAACACTCGGCTGGGCTATCACTTCGCCGTGGTGGACAGCTACTGCGGCCCCGGCATCAACGACAACTACGTCGTGTTCTCCTTCAAGGGCGGCGCGGCGGACATCGCCCGGCGTTCGCGCCGGGCCAGGCTCATCGCCCAGATCCTGAAGCGCCTGGAGTTCAAGACCGAGATCAAGGGCGACATGGTGCGCGGCGAGGTGCGGAAATATTCGCAGACCGACCTGAAGCAGAAGCTGGACATGGTGGGGCGGCTCCTGGGCGCGGTGCGCCTGCTGGACATGCTGCTCTCCGACGATGGGCAGATTGACTGGTACGTGGAGGAGTTTTTCAAAGGCAACTACGCCTTCGAGCGCGGCGCGGACGACGGCGGCCAGCCGCCGCCACCTGTGGACGGGCAGACGCCGCCTTCTGGCGGGGCTCTGCCGTAGGACGGGCGCAAGGTCTCGCGGGGACAGAGAAAAGTTTCCCGCGGCCATTGCGCGCGCGCCGCGTTTCGCGCTAACGTTCCGGTGCGCCAGTCCGCCGGAACCCTGGCGCGCAAGGAGTGTCCATGGAGAGCTGCCGGACACGATCAGGCATCGCGGCCTTCGTTTTCGCCATCCTTCTGGTGGCCTTCAACTGGCCCATGATGAGCATTCCTCCCCGTGGGGGGCTGCTGTTCTGGCTGTTCGGGGCCTGGGTGCTTGGCATTGGGCTGCTGGCCCTGGCGGCGCGCTGCGCCGACCCGGACAGGAGGCCCCGGACGCCTGTCGAGCCCGGCGCCGCGACCGGCGAATCCTGCACGGGCGACGAGCGGGCGGGCGGCGGCGATGTTTAGCCCGTTTCTGGTGCTGGGCGTTCTGGCCGGGTACATGGGCCTTATGCTGCTGCTGGCCA
Encoded proteins:
- a CDS encoding PEP/pyruvate-binding domain-containing protein, with amino-acid sequence MLKFLNMLLGSGRQQAVSREDGAAKRKYEYFKSLLIKNNRSLELLTEFEHLLYENKPFTIEQVLILSEDLISLVYDLAEDLNALSGGKHPGLFDATERLGVAILKDLAHRRRIKKGELILPMRALSAELADEVGGKAANLGEVANRAGLPTPRGFAVSAYACQHFLRTTGLSERIGRRMRRIDVKDTGELMAVCEEVQAMILAAPLPEELSIGMAACMDELAGLFGPDVRVSVRSSATCEDSEASFAGQHATVLNVSAHNVGQAWKEVVASTFSPRAVYYRRSMGYSDDDVVMAVLCVTMVDARASGVMYTGDPTAAGVPGQGADDILVSAAWGLGVSVVDGSAGADFYAVRRKDSSIVRRDVAVKLRRLRLRADDGIREEEVPEGLRRAPCLDETRIRQLAAYGVRLEEHYGQPLDIEWAQDQGGRLFILQARPLGMGHGQEEGCSPAAQPEPVHGREVLLRGGAMASPGSAAGPVYVLDSDHNLPAVPQGAILVARKTSPAYVPVLGRIRGIITEVGSVTGHMASVAREFGVPTLVGLENASRAIAHGETITLDATSGIVYRGVVPELVRDRPCVNLMRGSPVYKAAQEALRRMAPLNLIDPKALNFSPEGCRTLHDIIRFAHEMGMREMFNIGDGLDDAEGAVRLRAGVPLNILVVDLGGGLTPTAPKKVVELEHVKSAPFQGLLHGMTDPRVRWLGGVGVSLGGFASIVAESILSDPNADGTMGGPSYAVVSDHYVNFNTRLGYHFAVVDSYCGPGINDNYVVFSFKGGAADIARRSRRARLIAQILKRLEFKTEIKGDMVRGEVRKYSQTDLKQKLDMVGRLLGAVRLLDMLLSDDGQIDWYVEEFFKGNYAFERGADDGGQPPPPVDGQTPPSGGALP